The Endozoicomonas montiporae CL-33 genome contains a region encoding:
- a CDS encoding DUF1820 family protein codes for MSKTQVFRVIFQNEGEVFEVYARQIFQSELWGFIEVEEFAFGERSQLLVDPSEEKLKNTFEGVKRSYIPLTSIIRIDEVEKEGKAKVTEAKGGNVRSFPMPPLNSI; via the coding sequence ATGTCGAAAACACAGGTCTTTCGAGTTATTTTTCAAAACGAAGGCGAAGTCTTTGAGGTTTACGCCCGCCAGATTTTTCAGAGCGAACTCTGGGGCTTTATTGAGGTGGAAGAGTTTGCCTTTGGTGAACGCAGTCAGCTGTTGGTTGATCCCAGTGAAGAAAAACTGAAAAACACCTTTGAAGGTGTGAAGCGCAGCTACATTCCACTGACGTCTATTATCCGGATTGATGAAGTGGAAAAAGAAGGTAAGGCCAAGGTGACGGAAGCCAAAGGCGGCAATGTACGTTCCTTTCCTATGCCACCACTGAATTCAATCTGA
- a CDS encoding efflux RND transporter permease subunit, translating into MNRQLLDPLSLIDGVSSIELRGYNELALLVKLDPVAMASRNVTVADIERALRAENLEAPAGSLTDSARNYTLRLQRSYQSVADYQNLIIRKNSDGSMLYLSDVATVETGSENEDQTFRLNGRSMVMLEFLKQSEANTLDVVEAVKEEVGRLKPFLPNGMEMNPLSDSSVFIKSAISEVYTTLGITSVLVILVIYIFLGSARATLIPAVSVPVSLIATFAVLLLFDYSINLITLLALVLSVGLLVDDSIVVLENIHSRIEKGEPPIVAAYRGAREVGMAVIATTMVLVAVFMPITLLTGTAGMLFKEYAVTLAASVMLSSIVALTMGPVLGSRVLKMNVQQGPFTQFVEKQFARLENGYRRVLYFTLKHNWIAVLTVVLSLGFMGYTYQQLPQSFVSREDQGRLFVRLTATEGASYHALEPLIDDIEQRMKPLTNPEGPIKSMGVRAPGRNQNEMMLIIDLKHWDERDVTVFDVSNQIRRLLQPIAELRVAPMVPSSFGTRARQPVQVVIGGSSYEIVQEWVELLKEKASENPGLRELDMDYNETTPRMNVTINQAYAHELGIPVSDISSALETVLAGRNITTFIQNGEEYDVNVRAPKDDFNAISDLARIHLRSSSGELVRLDTLIDVTIEGQPRQLNHYNRRKSITLSADLVGDYSLGEALAYIEQLVIDELPDEATIDYKGESMEYKRSSSSMTVTFILALVVVYLVLAAQFESFIHPMVIMMTVPLALTGAMGGMLWTGLSLDIYTQISLIMLIGLATKNRILIVEFINQLRDRKIAFEDAIIQGSVARLRPILMTAITTLAGSVPLILASGAGYESRSSIGIVIFSGVLVATFMTLFVAPGLYRLVAARTGSPKDMEHKLEAALENCPAH; encoded by the coding sequence ATCAACCGTCAACTGCTCGATCCCCTGAGCTTGATTGATGGTGTCAGCTCCATCGAACTGCGTGGTTACAATGAACTGGCGTTACTGGTCAAACTGGACCCGGTCGCCATGGCCAGCCGTAATGTCACTGTTGCCGATATAGAAAGAGCGTTGCGGGCTGAAAACCTCGAAGCTCCGGCGGGCAGTCTGACTGACTCTGCGCGGAACTACACATTACGTTTGCAACGCAGCTACCAGAGCGTTGCCGACTACCAGAACCTGATTATCCGCAAGAACAGCGATGGCTCAATGCTGTACCTTTCCGATGTCGCCACCGTAGAAACCGGATCGGAAAACGAAGACCAGACTTTCCGGCTCAATGGTCGCAGTATGGTCATGCTGGAGTTTTTGAAACAGTCCGAAGCCAATACACTGGATGTGGTTGAAGCCGTTAAGGAAGAGGTTGGACGACTGAAACCGTTCCTGCCAAACGGTATGGAAATGAATCCGTTGTCCGACAGTTCGGTGTTTATCAAAAGCGCCATCAGTGAAGTGTATACAACTCTGGGCATCACGTCGGTGCTGGTCATTCTGGTTATCTACATTTTCCTGGGCAGCGCCCGTGCCACCTTGATTCCAGCCGTTAGTGTGCCGGTGTCCCTGATCGCCACCTTCGCTGTACTGCTGCTGTTTGATTACTCCATCAACCTGATTACATTGCTGGCACTGGTGTTATCGGTGGGGCTTCTGGTGGATGACTCCATCGTGGTTCTGGAAAACATCCACAGTCGTATAGAAAAAGGCGAGCCACCGATTGTTGCGGCTTATCGTGGTGCCCGTGAAGTCGGTATGGCGGTTATTGCCACCACCATGGTTCTGGTGGCGGTGTTTATGCCAATCACCCTGTTAACCGGCACAGCGGGAATGCTGTTTAAGGAATACGCTGTGACGCTGGCAGCCAGCGTGATGCTCTCCAGTATCGTCGCCCTGACTATGGGGCCGGTACTTGGCAGCCGTGTACTGAAAATGAATGTGCAACAAGGCCCATTCACACAGTTTGTTGAAAAGCAGTTTGCCAGACTTGAAAACGGCTATCGCCGTGTACTCTACTTCACCCTGAAACATAACTGGATTGCGGTATTAACCGTGGTATTAAGCCTTGGCTTTATGGGTTACACCTACCAGCAACTGCCCCAGTCGTTTGTATCCAGAGAAGACCAGGGACGTCTGTTTGTCCGCCTGACCGCTACAGAGGGAGCCAGCTATCACGCACTGGAACCTTTGATTGATGATATTGAACAGCGCATGAAACCTCTCACCAACCCTGAAGGGCCGATAAAATCGATGGGGGTTCGGGCACCGGGTAGAAACCAGAATGAAATGATGCTGATTATTGACCTGAAACACTGGGACGAACGAGATGTCACCGTGTTCGATGTCAGCAACCAGATACGCCGTTTGCTGCAGCCCATTGCAGAACTCAGGGTTGCGCCCATGGTGCCATCCAGCTTTGGTACCCGTGCCCGTCAGCCGGTTCAGGTGGTGATCGGTGGCAGCTCCTATGAGATTGTGCAGGAATGGGTGGAATTGCTGAAAGAAAAAGCGTCTGAAAATCCGGGATTGCGTGAGCTGGATATGGATTACAACGAAACCACTCCACGCATGAACGTTACCATCAATCAGGCTTATGCCCATGAGCTGGGGATTCCGGTGTCGGACATTTCTTCCGCGCTGGAAACTGTTCTGGCAGGCAGGAACATCACCACCTTTATCCAGAATGGTGAAGAGTATGATGTCAACGTTCGGGCGCCCAAGGATGACTTCAACGCGATCTCCGATCTGGCTCGCATCCACCTGCGTTCTTCCAGTGGAGAGCTGGTGCGTCTGGACACCCTGATTGATGTCACCATTGAAGGTCAGCCCCGTCAGCTGAACCACTATAACCGACGCAAGAGTATTACATTGTCAGCGGATCTGGTAGGCGATTACTCTCTGGGTGAAGCACTGGCTTATATTGAACAGCTGGTCATCGATGAGCTGCCGGATGAAGCCACCATCGACTACAAAGGTGAGTCCATGGAGTACAAACGTTCCAGCAGTTCCATGACCGTGACGTTTATTCTGGCTCTGGTGGTGGTGTATCTGGTGCTGGCGGCACAGTTTGAAAGCTTCATTCACCCGATGGTGATTATGATGACGGTGCCGCTGGCACTCACTGGCGCCATGGGGGGAATGCTATGGACTGGCTTGTCACTGGACATCTACACCCAGATATCCCTGATCATGCTGATCGGTCTGGCCACCAAAAACCGTATTCTGATTGTCGAGTTCATTAACCAGCTACGGGATCGAAAGATTGCCTTTGAAGATGCGATTATTCAGGGTTCGGTTGCACGTTTACGCCCGATTCTGATGACAGCGATTACCACACTGGCTGGCTCTGTCCCGCTGATTCTAGCCAGCGGTGCAGGTTACGAATCCCGTTCATCCATCGGTATTGTGATTTTCAGCGGCGTTCTGGTCGCCACCTTTATGACCCTTTTTGTAGCACCGGGACTCTATCGTCTGGTCGCCGCCAGAACCGGCTCACCCAAAGACATGGAACATAAGCTGGAAGCAGCACTGGAGAATTGTCCTGCCCATTAA
- the ybeY gene encoding rRNA maturation RNase YbeY yields MSANVFIDIQIASDSSSLPSEEDFQLWAEAAVGTHRDEAEISLRIVDTEEGAELNQQWRQKQGPTNVLSFPSDLPAELELPLLGDLVVCAPVVEREAGEQKKSLQAHWAHMIVHGTLHLLGYDHIDDNEAEEMEALETNVVKSLGFPDPYAETV; encoded by the coding sequence ATGAGCGCCAACGTGTTTATTGATATCCAGATTGCCAGTGATAGTTCGTCGTTGCCCAGTGAAGAAGATTTTCAGCTCTGGGCAGAAGCGGCTGTTGGTACGCACCGTGATGAGGCCGAAATCAGCCTGCGCATTGTGGATACGGAAGAAGGCGCCGAGCTGAACCAGCAATGGCGACAGAAGCAGGGGCCAACCAACGTACTGTCATTCCCGTCTGACCTGCCTGCCGAACTGGAATTGCCCCTGCTGGGTGATCTGGTGGTGTGTGCTCCGGTAGTAGAACGGGAAGCCGGCGAGCAGAAAAAAAGCCTGCAAGCACACTGGGCGCACATGATTGTTCATGGCACCTTGCACCTGCTGGGTTATGACCATATAGACGATAATGAAGCGGAAGAAATGGAAGCTCTGGAAACGAACGTTGTAAAAAGCCTTGGTTTTCCCGATCCTTACGCAGAAACCGTTTAA
- a CDS encoding efflux RND transporter periplasmic adaptor subunit, with product MKLLKNSLILLASLSFIPGAFASGGSGQGGNQGSNAGSNARSVVVDVQTVQAHTWQEQLTALGNVYARNQITLTSKVAGSINKINFTDSQTVGAGYPLIEIDSRFEQAKLQEAKAKLLDDERRLNEMQLLEAKKAISQSELQAQEALVEQSRAAVDAAATTLSFYTLKAPFDGVLGLSDLSPGQYVRTGDALVTLTDLEHLYVDLNFPDKYLSQINTGMTVDLQFDAWPNLHFTATISSLDPVVSMESRNFKVRSELNNAEGLLRPGLLTQATLSLTPESVITIPTSSIFYRGPQAFVYRVIDNKAVEQAVNTLQIVGEKTYIRSGLTVGDEIITAGISKVSNGIIVTPSSAMNNHNRQLAQQSVESVENNEVLTQ from the coding sequence ATGAAATTATTGAAAAACAGTCTCATCCTACTAGCAAGCCTTTCATTCATACCCGGTGCATTTGCCAGTGGCGGCAGTGGTCAGGGAGGGAATCAGGGCAGCAATGCAGGAAGCAATGCCCGAAGCGTTGTAGTTGATGTGCAAACGGTTCAGGCACACACCTGGCAGGAACAACTGACGGCTTTGGGGAATGTCTATGCCCGAAACCAGATCACCCTGACCAGCAAAGTGGCTGGTTCCATTAATAAAATTAATTTCACCGACAGTCAGACCGTTGGCGCGGGCTACCCGTTGATTGAAATCGACAGCCGCTTTGAACAGGCCAAGCTTCAGGAGGCGAAAGCCAAGCTGCTGGATGACGAACGTCGTCTGAATGAAATGCAGCTACTGGAAGCCAAAAAAGCCATTTCCCAGTCAGAACTTCAGGCTCAGGAAGCTCTGGTTGAACAATCCAGAGCCGCTGTTGATGCCGCTGCCACTACCTTGTCGTTTTACACCCTGAAAGCGCCATTCGACGGTGTTCTGGGTTTAAGTGACCTCAGTCCCGGGCAATATGTCAGAACCGGTGATGCACTGGTAACTCTGACCGATCTGGAACACCTGTATGTTGACCTGAATTTTCCGGATAAATACCTCAGCCAGATCAACACCGGCATGACCGTAGACCTGCAGTTTGATGCCTGGCCGAACCTGCACTTTACCGCCACCATCAGTAGTCTTGATCCGGTGGTCAGCATGGAAAGCCGCAACTTCAAAGTTCGTTCCGAACTGAACAATGCTGAAGGTCTGCTTCGCCCCGGTCTGCTGACGCAGGCCACTCTGTCATTAACACCGGAAAGTGTGATTACCATTCCGACCAGCAGCATCTTTTACCGTGGGCCGCAGGCATTCGTTTACCGGGTCATCGACAACAAAGCGGTAGAACAAGCCGTCAACACTTTGCAGATCGTCGGAGAAAAAACCTACATCCGCTCCGGGCTGACTGTCGGTGATGAAATCATTACCGCTGGCATCAGCAAAGTCAGTAACGGCATCATCGTGACCCCCTCTTCAGCCATGAACAACCACAATCGCCAACTGGCACAACAAAGTGTTGAATCCGTCGAGAACAATGAGGTTCTGACTCAATGA
- the miaB gene encoding tRNA (N6-isopentenyl adenosine(37)-C2)-methylthiotransferase MiaB — translation MSAKKLYIKTHGCQMNEYDSARMADLLGETHTLELTDNPEEADVLLVNTCSVREKAQEKLFHQLGRWKHLKEKNPDVVIGVGGCVASQEGEEIRKRAHYVDVVFGPQTLHRLPEMIDATKQDHIPVVDVTFPEIEKFDRLPEPSVDGPTAFVSIMEGCSKYCTYCIVPYTRGPEVSRPMDDVLAECVGLAEKGVREINLLGQNVNAYRGEKDDGSICDLAELITIVAAIDGIDRIRFTTSHPLEFSDSLIDVYAEVPELVSHLHLPVQSGSNRVLKLMEREHETSIYVDKVRRIREHRPNMSMSSDFIVGFPGETDEDFQDTMNLIAEIGFDASFSFIYSKRPGTPASDMPDDVTAETKKERLRILQDRLNQQTMQISRRLVGSTQKILVTGYSKKDPGELMGRTECNRIVNFKFDDPRLIGHFANVEVTDAFAHSMRGKITSSELD, via the coding sequence ATGAGCGCAAAAAAGCTATACATCAAGACCCACGGTTGCCAGATGAACGAGTACGACTCTGCCCGAATGGCAGACCTGCTCGGAGAAACCCACACTCTGGAACTGACCGATAACCCAGAAGAAGCCGACGTACTGCTGGTCAACACCTGTTCCGTCCGTGAAAAGGCTCAGGAAAAACTGTTTCACCAGCTGGGTCGCTGGAAACATCTGAAAGAAAAGAACCCTGATGTCGTGATTGGTGTGGGCGGTTGTGTCGCCAGTCAGGAAGGTGAGGAAATCCGCAAACGTGCCCACTACGTTGACGTAGTGTTTGGCCCGCAAACCCTGCACCGTCTGCCGGAAATGATTGATGCCACCAAACAGGATCATATTCCGGTGGTAGACGTCACCTTCCCTGAAATCGAAAAGTTCGACCGCTTGCCAGAACCCAGCGTAGATGGCCCAACCGCCTTTGTTTCCATCATGGAAGGCTGCAGCAAATACTGCACCTACTGCATTGTGCCTTACACCCGTGGTCCGGAAGTCAGCCGCCCGATGGACGATGTTCTGGCGGAATGTGTGGGTCTGGCCGAGAAAGGTGTGCGTGAAATCAACCTGCTGGGGCAGAACGTTAACGCTTATCGCGGTGAAAAAGACGATGGTTCCATTTGTGATCTGGCCGAACTGATCACCATTGTTGCGGCGATTGATGGCATCGACCGTATTCGTTTCACAACGTCTCACCCGCTGGAATTCTCCGACAGCCTGATTGACGTTTACGCTGAAGTGCCAGAGCTGGTCAGTCATCTGCATCTACCGGTTCAGAGTGGCTCCAACCGGGTTCTGAAGCTCATGGAGCGTGAGCACGAGACGTCTATCTACGTGGATAAAGTGCGTCGTATTCGTGAGCATCGCCCGAATATGAGCATGTCTTCCGACTTCATTGTTGGTTTCCCGGGTGAAACCGATGAAGATTTTCAGGACACCATGAACCTGATTGCGGAAATTGGTTTCGACGCGTCCTTTAGCTTTATTTACAGCAAGCGGCCGGGGACTCCTGCTTCGGATATGCCAGACGACGTAACGGCTGAGACCAAGAAAGAGCGTCTGCGCATTTTGCAGGATCGTCTGAATCAGCAAACCATGCAGATCAGCCGTCGCCTGGTAGGCTCGACCCAGAAGATTCTGGTGACCGGTTACTCCAAGAAAGACCCGGGCGAACTGATGGGACGCACCGAGTGCAACCGCATCGTTAACTTCAAATTCGACGACCCGCGTCTGATCGGCCATTTTGCCAACGTTGAAGTGACCGATGCTTTTGCTCACTCCATGCGTGGCAAGATTACCAGCTCCGAGTTGGATTAA
- a CDS encoding HlyC/CorC family transporter: MNDETPTGEEPSPSWMDKLSGIFSQDPKNRSELLSILNEAGSRGIIDTEALSIIEGAVQVADMQVREIMIPRSQMVCVDEDQEPRDFLPKIIESAHSRFPVIGDTKDEIIGILLAKDLLPLILQNNRFNIKDHLRPATFIPESKRLNVLLKEFRTNRNHMAIVIDEFGGVAGLVTIEDVLEQIVGDIEDEHDVEEDSFIKPVEENANTFIVKALTPIEDFNEHFNAKFSDEEFDTIGGIVMQEFGHMPKRNEYVEISGFRFDVLNSDGRRIRLLRVTDTHQ, translated from the coding sequence ATGAACGACGAAACCCCAACGGGTGAAGAACCCTCACCATCGTGGATGGACAAACTGTCTGGCATTTTCAGTCAGGACCCGAAAAACAGAAGTGAACTGCTCTCGATCCTGAATGAAGCAGGCAGCCGGGGCATCATCGACACCGAAGCCCTGAGCATTATCGAAGGCGCGGTTCAGGTAGCCGATATGCAGGTTCGGGAAATCATGATTCCCCGCTCCCAGATGGTCTGCGTGGATGAGGACCAGGAACCCCGTGATTTCCTGCCCAAAATCATTGAATCAGCCCACTCCCGCTTTCCGGTGATTGGCGACACCAAGGATGAAATCATTGGTATTCTTCTGGCAAAAGACCTGCTGCCACTGATCCTGCAAAATAACCGCTTTAATATTAAGGATCATCTTCGTCCTGCTACCTTCATTCCGGAAAGCAAACGCCTGAATGTACTGTTGAAGGAGTTCCGAACCAATCGAAATCATATGGCGATTGTTATTGACGAGTTTGGCGGTGTTGCCGGTCTGGTCACCATTGAAGACGTTCTTGAACAAATCGTTGGTGACATTGAAGACGAGCACGATGTCGAGGAAGACAGCTTCATAAAACCTGTCGAGGAAAACGCCAATACCTTTATCGTCAAGGCACTGACCCCCATTGAAGACTTTAATGAACACTTCAATGCCAAATTCAGCGATGAAGAGTTCGATACCATTGGCGGCATCGTTATGCAGGAGTTCGGGCACATGCCCAAGCGTAATGAATACGTGGAAATTTCCGGTTTCCGGTTTGATGTGCTTAACTCCGACGGTCGCCGCATCCGGTTATTGCGAGTGACAGATACTCATCAGTAA
- the lnt gene encoding apolipoprotein N-acyltransferase, which produces MILKNKLPGHLMAAIAGALFTLAFSPYNHWPVLLLASGCIFFVTQKEALRPTLIRGALFGIGLFGAGTSWVYVSIHEFGSAPVPLALLLTLLFVLLLTSVFIIPMFLSYIKLRDRYNVKASWQRALLFAAVWVLFEWFRTWFLTGFPWLLQGYALLDTPFQSWAPVAGVYGLSLLLITTACLLTSVIIERFRLYAGQVLALVVTAVAWAASFPLGHITWTTKTGSLSFSAIQGNIPQSLKWEPGYLEDTIRTYFGLTEKEWGQDLVIWPENALPIFYSNVRSVMQQLDRQANDSGSTFITGIPMDDNSTGEPRYYNSIVASGVGDGRYYKQKLVPFGEYVPLESILRGLIDFFDLPMSAFSKGTSSQALLEVPEATIAPYICYEVVYPDFAAFQARDSGLLITISNDTWFGRSIGPLQHYQIARMRSLETGRYMIRATNDGKTALIDDKGKTVKSIERFKEGILRGDAPVMKGTTPFMRFGSYPVLLFSLLMIVLTVHRSRRTR; this is translated from the coding sequence ATGATCTTGAAGAATAAACTGCCCGGGCACCTGATGGCAGCCATTGCCGGTGCCCTCTTCACACTGGCTTTCAGCCCTTATAATCATTGGCCGGTTTTACTGCTGGCCAGTGGCTGTATTTTCTTTGTTACCCAGAAAGAAGCTTTGCGCCCGACTCTGATTCGCGGGGCACTGTTTGGCATCGGATTATTTGGTGCGGGTACTTCCTGGGTTTACGTCAGCATCCATGAGTTTGGCTCGGCACCCGTACCGCTGGCGCTGCTGCTGACCTTACTGTTTGTTCTGTTGCTGACCAGCGTTTTTATCATTCCAATGTTCCTGAGTTACATAAAACTCAGGGATCGCTACAACGTTAAAGCCAGCTGGCAAAGGGCGTTACTGTTCGCCGCTGTGTGGGTGCTGTTTGAATGGTTCAGAACCTGGTTCCTGACCGGATTTCCCTGGCTGCTCCAGGGATATGCATTGCTGGACACACCATTCCAGAGTTGGGCTCCGGTTGCCGGTGTCTACGGCCTTAGTCTTCTGTTAATAACAACGGCCTGCCTGTTAACGTCGGTCATTATTGAGCGATTTCGTTTATACGCCGGACAGGTTCTGGCGCTTGTTGTCACCGCTGTTGCCTGGGCTGCCAGCTTTCCTCTCGGTCATATCACATGGACCACCAAAACCGGCTCGCTCAGTTTCAGTGCCATTCAGGGCAATATTCCCCAGAGCCTGAAGTGGGAGCCCGGTTATCTGGAAGATACCATCAGAACCTATTTTGGTCTGACGGAGAAAGAGTGGGGACAGGATCTGGTGATATGGCCGGAAAATGCCCTGCCTATTTTCTACAGCAATGTCCGTTCAGTGATGCAACAGCTTGACCGCCAGGCTAACGACAGTGGAAGCACATTCATCACCGGCATTCCCATGGACGACAACAGTACCGGCGAGCCCCGTTACTACAACTCAATTGTTGCTTCAGGGGTGGGCGATGGACGCTACTACAAACAAAAGCTGGTGCCTTTTGGCGAATATGTACCTCTGGAATCCATACTGCGTGGATTGATTGACTTCTTCGACCTGCCTATGAGCGCTTTCTCAAAAGGTACCAGTAGCCAGGCGTTGCTGGAAGTACCGGAAGCAACCATTGCACCGTATATCTGTTATGAGGTGGTGTATCCCGACTTCGCCGCCTTTCAGGCAAGAGACAGTGGTCTTTTAATTACCATCAGTAACGACACCTGGTTCGGTCGCTCTATAGGTCCACTACAGCATTACCAGATTGCCAGAATGCGCTCATTGGAAACCGGACGCTATATGATTCGTGCCACCAACGATGGTAAAACGGCACTGATTGATGACAAGGGAAAAACGGTAAAAAGCATAGAACGGTTTAAGGAAGGTATTCTGCGCGGTGACGCTCCGGTGATGAAAGGTACGACGCCTTTTATGCGTTTCGGGTCGTATCCGGTATTGCTGTTTAGCCTGTTGATGATTGTCCTGACCGTTCACAGAAGCCGCCGTACCCGCTAG
- a CDS encoding efflux RND transporter permease subunit: MILSDLAIKRPVVACVINLLLIVFGILAFNSLPLREYPDVSAPVVSVAANYDGASADIMESRVAKVIEDQLSGIRGVRSIDSMSSDGRTRINIEFENNRDIEAAANDVRDAVSRAKRRLPDNMDDPTVSKSDSDGDGVISWVKVSY; the protein is encoded by the coding sequence ATGATTTTATCGGACCTTGCCATTAAGCGACCTGTTGTCGCCTGTGTAATCAACCTGCTGCTAATTGTTTTCGGCATACTGGCCTTTAATAGCCTGCCTCTGCGTGAGTACCCGGACGTTTCCGCCCCCGTTGTCTCTGTCGCCGCCAACTACGACGGGGCTTCGGCAGACATCATGGAGTCAAGGGTTGCCAAAGTGATCGAAGATCAGCTGTCCGGTATCCGGGGCGTCCGGTCGATTGACTCCATGAGTTCCGATGGCCGCACCCGAATCAACATTGAATTTGAAAACAATCGGGATATTGAAGCTGCAGCCAATGACGTTCGTGATGCCGTCTCCCGAGCAAAACGACGACTGCCTGACAATATGGACGACCCGACGGTGTCCAAGAGTGATTCCGATGGTGATGGTGTTATCAGTTGGGTGAAAGTCTCATACTGA
- a CDS encoding PhoH family protein, which produces MNAKTQNTSNALAESQSQFVLEPDDSQRFAELCGQFNQNLKQIEQRLHVKVRNRGNKFSVSGHEDSVKAAQEILRRLYRETGKKSPLTPETVHLFLQESAVEYIAAPEDSGDVVSLRTRKGLITPRGPNQQNYVKSILEHDINFGIGPAGTGKTYLAVAAAVQALEDEQIRRILLVRPAVEAGEKLGFLPGDLSQKIDPYLRPLYDALYEMLGFERVDKLIEKNVIEVAPLAYMRGRTLNNSFIILDESQNTTSEQMKMFLTRIGFGSTAVITGDVTQVDLPRGTRSGLLSAIDVLKDVDGIGFTWFSSKDVVRHPLVQRIVQAYDKFDQKQEKEQLKRREERWALHEQLQQQAQSEASTPS; this is translated from the coding sequence TTGAACGCCAAAACCCAAAACACCTCCAACGCTCTGGCAGAAAGCCAGTCTCAGTTTGTTCTTGAACCCGATGACAGCCAACGCTTTGCCGAGCTGTGCGGCCAGTTCAACCAGAACCTGAAGCAGATCGAACAACGCCTTCACGTTAAGGTTCGCAACCGTGGTAACAAGTTTTCCGTGTCCGGCCATGAAGATTCGGTCAAGGCAGCACAGGAAATTCTCAGGCGGCTGTACCGGGAAACCGGTAAGAAAAGCCCTCTGACACCGGAAACTGTGCACCTGTTCCTGCAGGAATCTGCCGTTGAGTACATTGCTGCCCCTGAAGACAGTGGCGACGTGGTTTCCCTGCGTACCCGCAAAGGGCTGATTACGCCCCGGGGGCCAAACCAGCAGAACTACGTCAAATCAATACTGGAGCACGACATTAACTTTGGTATTGGCCCGGCGGGCACCGGTAAAACCTATCTTGCCGTTGCTGCCGCTGTTCAGGCGCTGGAAGACGAGCAGATTCGTCGCATTCTGCTGGTACGCCCTGCCGTAGAAGCAGGCGAAAAGCTAGGCTTCCTGCCCGGCGACCTGTCCCAGAAAATCGACCCGTACCTGCGTCCTCTTTATGACGCACTGTATGAGATGCTGGGGTTTGAGCGGGTAGACAAACTGATCGAAAAAAATGTGATTGAAGTCGCACCTCTGGCTTATATGCGTGGTCGAACCCTGAACAACTCTTTCATTATTCTTGATGAGTCCCAGAACACGACATCAGAACAAATGAAGATGTTCCTTACCCGCATCGGTTTCGGCTCAACCGCTGTTATCACCGGTGACGTGACACAGGTTGACCTGCCCCGGGGCACTCGCTCCGGCCTGCTCAGTGCTATTGATGTGCTGAAAGACGTGGACGGCATTGGTTTTACCTGGTTCTCCTCCAAAGACGTTGTACGCCACCCACTGGTTCAAAGAATTGTTCAGGCTTACGACAAATTCGACCAGAAGCAGGAAAAGGAACAGCTAAAGCGCCGTGAAGAACGCTGGGCTCTGCACGAACAACTTCAGCAACAGGCACAATCCGAGGCAAGCACTCCGTCATGA